Proteins found in one Synergistetes bacterium HGW-Synergistetes-1 genomic segment:
- a CDS encoding Rrf2 family transcriptional regulator, producing MAKVAGFSEATYIGLHAMVLIGQKDGERISIREMAETICVSEAHLAKVILRLAHTGLISTTRGPGGGAVLAKKPKEISFLDIVEAIEGPLENSDCVFGKSNCSREGCIFGDFLVKMTKEAKEWLGSKTLAEF from the coding sequence ATGGCAAAAGTAGCTGGTTTTAGCGAGGCGACATATATAGGACTTCATGCCATGGTCCTGATAGGGCAGAAAGATGGCGAAAGGATATCTATAAGGGAAATGGCAGAGACGATATGCGTGTCGGAAGCACATCTTGCCAAGGTGATACTGAGATTGGCTCACACAGGACTTATCAGTACAACAAGAGGCCCTGGCGGCGGTGCGGTCCTTGCAAAAAAACCAAAAGAAATAAGCTTTTTGGATATCGTAGAAGCGATAGAGGGACCGCTGGAAAATTCGGATTGTGTTTTTGGGAAAAGCAACTGCTCTCGTGAGGGATGCATATTCGGGGATTTCCTTGTAAAGATGACAAAAGAAGCAAAAGAGTGGCTTGGATCGAAAACATTGGCTGAATTTTAA